A region of Zeugodacus cucurbitae isolate PBARC_wt_2022May chromosome 5, idZeuCucr1.2, whole genome shotgun sequence DNA encodes the following proteins:
- the LOC128922230 gene encoding uncharacterized protein LOC128922230, producing the protein MLLEKIEAYMYTCYPTRAADYSLKCIKIYVRRELNSNSSSLTHAPPKCILPLQYRVKHAIAAPATKPISAKAAADANLYCFRVCARTQELYVVPYQLGKCPSSTCSTEVQRAQQTWDRVGCGAHYIMLQSVDGAQQQLLEISNICRFLRTDDR; encoded by the coding sequence ATGTTGCTGGAGAAAATCGAGGCTTATATGTATACCTGCTATCCGACGCGCGCTGCGGACTATAGCTTAAAGTGCATAAAGATTTACGTACGGCGCGAGCTGAACTCAAACTCCTCCTCGTTAACGCATGCGCCCCCAAAATGCATACTACCGTTACAGTATCGTGTGAAGCATGCCATCGCAGCGCCAGCCACAAAGCCGATCAGCGCGAAGGCTGCCGCCGACGCGAACCTGTATTGCTTCCGCGTTTGTGCGCGCACCCAAGAGTTGTATGTGGTGCCCTACCAGCTGGGCAAATGTCCGAGCAGTACATGCTCTACTGAAGTACAGCGTGCGCAACAAACTTGGGATCGCGTAGGCTGTGGCGCCCATTATATAATGTTGCAGAGTGTAGACGGTGCTCAGCAACAACTCTTGGAGATCTCGAACATATGTCGCTTTCTACGCACCGATGacagatga